The DNA sequence TTGACGACGCTGGCGGTCACGCCCTTCAGCACCTCGTGGGCGCCGTCACCGAGATCGCTCTCAACGACCTCGAATGAGGTGGCCAGCACCTCGCCGGCAATGTGCTCGGCATGACGTCCGGCCCACTCCAGCTTCTCAGCCGGAACAGACAAGGTCACGCTGATGCGGTCAGAGACCTCGAAGCCGGAGGACTTGCGGGCATCCTGCAGACCACGGATGACATCTGCTGCCCAACCTTCAGCCTCAAGCTCAGGGGTGAGCTCCATGTCGAGGACAACCAGGCCGTCCACGTCATCGATCTGGGCGGTGGAATCAGGGTTCGCAGCCACCAGACGCTCGGTGAACTCACCCTCCTGCAGCTCAATGCCATCAGCCACCACTGCAGCACCAACTCGCTCGTAGTTGCCAGCCTTCACGGCCTTGATCACACGCTGCACGTCCTTGCCCAGACGTGGGCCCGCCACCTTGGCGTTCACCACAACCTCGAAGGTGCCCACGGAATCCACGTCAGAGGTCAGTTCCACATTCTTGACGTTGACTTCATCACGGATGATGGACAGGAAATCATTCAGGCGCTCGGAGTCCGGCAGAGCCACGGTCAGGTTCGGCAGTGGCAGACGGTTACGCAGCTTGTGGGACTTGCGGATGGAGGACGCGGCGGAGCAGACGCCACGGATCTCATCCATGGTGCGGACCAGTTCCGGATCAGCCGGGAAGCTGTCTGCGGATGGGAAGTCCGTCAGGTGGATGGAACGCTCGCCGGTCAGACCACGCCAGATGACCTCAGTGGTCATCGGCAGCAGGGGCGCTGCCACGCGGGTCAGGGTCTCCAGCACGGTGTAGAGGGTGTTGAAGGCCTCAGGGTGTGCCTGGTCACCAGCCCAGAAACGGTCGCGGGAGCGACGCACGTACCAGTTGGTCAGTGCGTCACAGAACCAGCGGACCATGTCGCAGGCACGGGCGATATCGGTGGCGTCAAGCGCTGCGGTGACATCGGCCACCAGCTCATGCAGCTTGGCCAGGATATAGCGGTCCAGCACGTCAGTGGAATCCACGGACCAGGTGGCCTTCTTGGAGGCATACAGCTGGAGGAAGGAGTAGGCATTCCACATCGGAAGCTGCGCCTGACGCACACCCTCACGGATGCCCTTCTCCGTGACGATCAGGTTGCCGCCACGCAGAATCGGGGAACTCATGAGGAACCAGCGCATGGCATCGGAACCATCGCGGTCAAAGACCTCATTCACGTTCGGGTAGTTGCCCTTGGACTTGGACATCTTCAATCCATCATCACCCAGAACGATGCCGTGGGCGACAACCTTCTTGAACGCGGGACGGTCAAACAGACCGACAGACAGCACATGCAGCAGGTAGAACCAGCCGCGGGTCTGGCCGATGTACTCCACGATGAAGTCGGCTGGTGAGTGGGTATCAAACCAGTCCTTGTTCTCGAATGGGTAGTGAACCTGGGCGAACGGCATGGAACCGGAATCAAACCAGACATCCAGCACATCCGGCACACGGCGCATGGTGGACTTACCGGTCGGGTCATCCGGGTTCGGGCGGGTCAGCTCATCAATGTAGGGGCGGTGCAGGGACTCCGGGCGGACGCCGAAATCAGCCTCAAGCTCATCTAGGGATCCATAGACATCCGTGCGTGGGTACTCTTCGCTGTCCGATACCCACACCGGCAATGGTGAACCCCAGTAGCGGGAACGGGAGATGTTCCAGTCGCGGGCACCCTCCAGCCACTTGCCGAACTGTCCGTCACGGATGTGTGCCGGCATCCATTCGATGTCCTGATTGACCTCGACCATGCGGTCGCGGATCTCGGTGACGTTGACGAACCAGGAAGGCAACGCCATGTAGATCAGCGGTTCGCCGGAGCGCCAGGAGTGCGGGTAGGAGTGCTCGATGGTCTGATGGCGGAGCACCCGGCCCTTCGCCTTGAGATCCTTGATGATGTCCTTGTTGGCATCAAAAACCAGCTGGCCTTCGTACTCCGGGGTCAGGGAGGTGAACTTGCCATCCATGTCGACCGGGATAACCGGATCGATGTTGGCGGCGTTACACACGAACATATCGTCCTCACCGAAGGCAGGTGCCTGGTGGACGATACCGGTGCCGTCTTCGGTGGTGACATAGTCCGCGCCGAGGATCTGGAAGGCATTGGGCTGGTCACGGAAATAATCAAAGACCGGATCATAGGTCAGTCCGATGAGCTCAGTGCCCGGGTGCTCGGAAATGATCTGGGCATCTGTTCCCAGTTCCTTGGCGTAGGCACCAACCAGGTCCTTGGCCAATAGGAGCTTCTGACCTGCGAAACCATTCTCCCCGTCTTCTGCGACCTCAACGAGTGCGTAGGTGACAGCCGGGTTGACCGCGAGCGCCAGGTTGGAAGGCAGGGTCCACGGGGTGGTGGTCCAGGCGATGGCCTTGGTGCCGATGAGGTCAGCGTTGGCGTCGGTGCCGTCAAGCTTGCCGGTGATCGGCATGGTGACAGTCAGGGTGGGATCCTGACGCAGCTTATAGGAATCATCCAGGCGGGTTTCCTGGTTGGACAGCGGGGTGTGCTCAGCCCAGGAATACGGCAGGACACGGAAGCCCTGGTAGATCAGACCCTTGTCATACAGTTCCTTGAACGCCCAGATCACGGACTCCATGTAGGAGAGATCCATGGTCTTGTAGCCGTTCTCGAAGTCCACCCAGCGGGCCTGGCGGGTGACGTACTCCTCCCACTCCTTGGTGTACTGGAGGACGGACTTGGCGCAGTAGTCATTGAACTGAGCCAGGCCCATGGCCTCAATCTCGCCCTTGTCCTTGATGCCGAGCTGCTTCTCCGCCTCCAGCTCCGCCGGCAGTCCGTGGGTATCCCAACCGAAGACACGTGGGACACGGTAGCCGCGCATGGTCTGGTAACGCGGGACAATGTCCTTGACGTAACCGGTCAGCAGATGACCGTAGTGTGGCAGACCATTCGCAAACGGAGGTCCGTCATAGAAGACGTAGTCCTCGGCGTCGTCGCGCTGGTCGATGCTGGCCTGGAAGGTGTCGTCCTTCTTCCAGTACTTGAGTACGTTTTCTTCCATCTCTGGAAAACGGGAGGATCCACCGGTCATGTCGATCTGTGGGTAAACTCCGCCAACGGCTTCAGTCATGAGTGTCGGTCCCTTATCCTTCGCGCAAGTGTCTGTGTGGTTCTACTACTTGCGGGGACGCACCCAAACTGGGAACGCGGTACCACCCTGCTTGAATCGCCATCAACCACGCCTTGAGCCGGGTGAGGGGCAATTCCACTTAATTTCAAGAAGGTCTGTCACGGTCCCACCCGACCGGTTCTACTGGGTCCTCTCATTCCTGCAACGATGCTGGATGATGAGACTGTTCTTCCGGTGAGACTCCCCGGTGATGGCCGGATCATAATCTTCACTCCCCCGCGACTGCAGTGTTGACGGCAGAAACGGTGGAGCGACTGTGGCTCAGTATAGCGCACCCCCACCGGATTACCTTCTCGAGCAGAGCATGGCCTGACGCACAACCCCACCCATGCACCGAGAGCATTACGCGTCAGTCCTGCCGGGATCCTTTGACACGCTGACTCTTTCCCGACCGCCCCGCCTGGCGCGTCCGCCACTCGTCGATACCGAAGCAGAGGAGCCCGGCACTCACCGTGAGAATCAACAGCCAGGTCCAGATCTGGGAATCAGACAGAACCGTCACCACCAGCAGGATGAAGCCGATAGCGGAGAGAACGATGGCGGCGATGAACATGGCTTCCTGGTGGGGATGAGAGTGGGTGTGGGCTTGAGCTTGAGGTTGGTCTTGGGGAAGGTAACGCGAGGCAGAAGAAAAGACGCAGCCGGGTGGCTTGAGAAACCAGTACTCCCGGGCCACCTCGTTTCTTGAAAAACGAGGGCCCGGGAGTCCGGATACTGCTGTGATATGAACTGTTAAGGGCTGTGCCTTATGAGTTCTGATCTCCGGAGTTGTTGTTGGAGTTACCCATCGGCGCGGAGGATCCACGTGCGTTGAGCTCCTCGAGCTGGCCCTCCAGAAGGGACTTCAGGCGGGTGCGGTACTCACGCTCGAAGGTCTGCAGTTCCGCGATGCGGATCTCCAGCGCATTCTGCTGTTCCTTGACCGCCGCCATGGTCTCGGTGTGCTTACGCTCAGCGTCGGCCTGCAGGGCGTTGGCCTTGTCCTCTGCCTGACGGATCTGGGCTTCGGCGCGGGAGGTGGAGTCGGCGATGGTGGCTGCGGACTTCTTCTCGGCTTCTGCGACCAGGCTCTTGGCGTGAGCGTCGGCCTCGGAGATCTGCTTCTTGGCGCGTGCGTCCGCCTCCGACAGCTGCTTCTCTGCGCGCTGACGTGCTTCCTCGAGAGTCTTGTTGGAGGTTTCGTTGGCTTCGGAGATCTGAGTCTCGGCTGCCTCACGTGCCTCATCCAGCATGGACCGGGACTCTGCCTGGGCATCGGAGGTCAGGCGGTCTGCCATCTCCTGTGCAAGGCCGAGGACCTTGGCTGCCTGCATGTGGGTGTCAGCGGTGGCAACACTACTGACGGCCGGTGCGGCAGCTGCTGCGGCAGGAGCGGCGGAACCTGACTTGGATGCAGCCTGCGCCTTGGTGGCCTCTTCACGGGCAGCCTTGGCCTCAGCCTGCGCCTTGGTCAGCTGATCCTGCGTGGCCTTGGCGTCGTTCTGTGCCTTGGTGGCGGCCTTCTGGGCATCCTCAAGCTTGGTCTTGTACTCGGAGCGGATCTTCTCTTCGATCTCGCGGCGCAGTGCAGACTCGTCGACGCTCTTGGAAGCAGCACCGGTGGTGGTAGCTGCCCCAGCGGAAGAACCATCCTTCAGCTGAGCCTCGAGCTCCTCAACGCGCTGACCAAGGTCATCATTTTCTTCCTGGAGCTGAGCGAGGGTGTCCTCGACAAGATCCAGGAACTGATCAACCTCATCCTCGTTGTAGCCACGCTTGCCGATCGGCGGCTTACTGAAAGCGACGTTATGCACATCAGCTGGAGTCAACGGCATTAGCGGATTCCCTTCGATTTAACGGTGGCCCCAGGCATGGGCCGGGACTCGGTCACAGGAATCTCCCACGACCGGAATTTCCATTTATCTTACTGTCCTTCACACGTGATTGTATCCAGCAACCCATTTTTCGTCGGTATACGCGCCGGAATACACCGCCGTTTCACCAACCGGCTGACGCATAACCAACCGGAAGCCACTCAAAAAAGAAACAAACACGACCGAGGGCTTACCCTACCCCTTACAGTTACAGAAATGTCATTTGAATGGCGGTTTAACACCATTCCGCTGCATCTCATCACCACGCGGCATAGTCCGCCGGTACCCGACGGGATAAAACCCGGGCGTGCACCGGGCGACACCGAGCAGTCCTACAAAAACTCCGCAGCACCGAAGACAACGGGTGTGCACAAAGGGGGTGATGAGAGCGAAAAACCGCCTGGGTAACGGGCGCCGGGAGGTGCTGTTTCACAGACGGAAGTGGTGAGGGGAGTCGTGGACCCCCGGGCTCCTCAGCCCCCTCAGCCCCCTCATCCCCGCGGTGGGAGACTCACAGAATCCTTTAGAAGGGAATGAAAGTGACCATTATTCGCAGGATCGACAGGATGAAGAACAGGACGATCACCGAGATGTCCAGGCGGATATTTCCCAGGGGCAGGGGCGGAATGAACCGACGCAGCATTCTCACCGGCGGATCTGTCACCATGAAGATCGGCTCCGCCACCACGTAGAACCACTTCGGTGGAGAGAAGGATCGGGAAAATGACTGGATCATCTCAATGACGATGCGTGCGATCAGCACGTACATGTAGATGTCGATGATCCAGGAGATCAAGTATGCAAAGGTACCCACGGGGAAATAGCCTAACTGAACTTTGACTTGGACGGTATAAGGGAGTTTCTCACAACTGCTCCCCTACCGGGAAACCGCTTGAGGTCACGGCAGTGGTACCGCTGGAGGGTGAAGGTGTCCGCACGATAACGCGCTAAGCCGCCAGACAGAAAACCCGCCCACTGGTTGCACCCACACCACCATCGGTTCCGGAGAACCAGTGGAGATGAGTGGGGCGCCAGAGGGCGGGATGTTCTGTGGGGTCGCTGATCACGCTGCACATGAGAGATCCGGTCTTGAGGGATGACGGCACGCAGCTCAAAGAGCCGGCGCGACGTCACCTGCTGACCGTGGAAGACCAGTCACCCTCTGATACCGCCGAGGGTGGAGGAGCCGTGAATTAGCGGATCCGGGCTGCGCGTTCGAGTTCCGAGATGCTGATGTTGGAGGTCTCCGGGGTGATGGCGAAGTTTTCACTGTCCAGCTTCTGCATCTTGCCGCGGAGGGCGAAGCACAGACCTGCTGCAAAATCAACGATGCGACGCGCCTCCTCCCGTGTCAGACGGGACATGTCGAAAATCACTGCATCTCCGTCACGGAAGGCTGCGCCGATTTCCTGGGCATCTTCGAAGGAGTTCAGCCCGACGGTGACAATGGTCGGCTGGTAAGCGCGCGGTGCCGGTGCCGCCTGGGGCGATGCGACAGCAGGCTGCGGGCGGGTGTAACCGTACTCGGAGTCACGGTAGTCGGGCGCATATGCTGCGGTACCTTCATAGCGTGGTTCGTCCTGGTAGTACGCCTCATCAGCATCGGTCTCATATGGTGCGAGCCCGAAGAACTCTTTGGTCTTCTTGATCATGGACATGACGGTTTCCCTTCACCTGGAATGTCGATTATTCATGTGCAGCCTGGGTGTTCCCACACCCACTAACTTTGTGTTCTTACGGTAACGGTCGGCTTCCCAGAATTTCTGTTCCGACACGCACGATTGTGGCGCCGTGGAGAATTGCTTCACGTAGATCACCAGACATACCTGCAGAAAATTCCAGGCGCCTGTCAAAGTGGTGTTCCATACCTGCTAACACTCCCCTGGCCTGGGAAAATGCCGCCTCCACATCCCACCCGAGCGGGGGTACACACATCAACCCCGCGAGTTCGAGATGTGTCGCGGATTCAATGTTCTCCGCAACCTCAACAACACCCGCCGCAGCAACCCCGCCACGCGCCGTGTCACCGTCCAGGCTCAGCTGAATCAGGCAGGGAAGCTTGTCGACGCTCCGGTCGCCACGCTCCAGGGCAAGTCCGACACCCCGATCGAGGGCATCGGCCAACCGGGGGCTGTCCACTCCGTGGACAGCGGAAGCCCACCGGGCAACCGAGTTGGCCTTCTTCGTCTGGATCTGGCCGATCATGTGGAAATCCATGTCCGGGAACTCAGCCTGTTTGGCCCTGGCCTCCTGTTCCCGATTCTCCCCCACCGCGGTCACGCCCAGTTCGTGGAGAATCCGGATGTCGGTCACCGGATGGAACTTGGTCACGGGCAACAGTGACACGCTCCCGGGAGGGCGACCAGCGTCGGCGGTCGCGTCGTCGATACGCGCTTTAACCTTGTTCAGGCTGGACCTGAGCTCATCGATCCGTGTCACTGGTGTTCTGCCTCCTGAGGGTTGGCTGGGAGCCAGACAACGCCGGCCTGGCGCCCGGTGGTGCCCTGCCTGCGGTAGGAGAAGAAATCCTCATCCTCAATGGTGCAGCGTGGATCCGAGTCGATCATCTGGACCCCCAGGCTGAGTAGCTGGCGGAGCAGACCTGCCCGCACATCGATCCCGGTGGTGCCCTTGGTGGTGCGGGCGAGGGATCCCGGGAGTTTCGTCTCCACGTCGCGGGCCATCTCCTCGGGCACTTCATAGTTCTTACCTGAAGCAGCAGCTCCCATGAGGGCATGGATATTTGCCGGGGTGGCACCGAGTTCCACCATCTTCTCCACGGTCTTCTTCACAATGCCGTTGCGCGCGCCCATCCGACCGGCATGGACGGCGGCGATGACACCTGCGTGAGTATCAGACAGTAGAACGGGGACACAATCCGCCACCAGAACCGCCAAGGCGAGTTCCCGCTGGGTGGTCACCAGCGCGTCGGTCGCCTCGATCGGGCCGCCGTCCGCGGTGGGGCCGTCCACCACGGTCACCGTGTTCGAGTGGATCTGCTCCATGTAGATCACGCGGCTGGTATCCAACCCGATGATGCCTGCAAGGCGCTGCCGGTTGGTGGCTACATGACCGGGATCATCACCCACATGGTCACCCAGGTTGAAAGAGTCGAACGGGGATGGCGAAACCCCGCCAGCGCGGGTCGTGAAGACCTTGCGGACGGGGCGTGTGCGTGGGTCAAGACTGTCCATGACCTACAGTCTATTCCCCCATGTTCTAACGAAGGAAGCTGGGGACATCCAGATCATCATCGCCGTCGTCGCGGCGTGGCTCGCGGCGATCATCACGGCGGTCGTCGCGGTGCTCGTCACGACGCTCATCACGACGGTAATCGCGGTCGTCACCGCCGCGGGTGAACAGGCCGCCGGAACGGCTGTCATCAATGCGGTGACGGGCACCGGCGGACCGGGACTCATAGGGATCAGACTCGCGGGCACCACCGAAGATGGATTCGTTGGACGGTGCCGGGGTGGCCTCCTGGTTACCTGGAGCCGGCGCCGGGGTGGCGTCCTGGTTCGAGGGAGCGGATGCCTCGACAGAGCGGCGCTCATGGGATGCGCTGGCGCGTGCGGCATCGAATCCGGTGGCGATGACGGTGACGCGGACCTCATCACCCAGGTTGTCATCGATGATGGTGCCGAAGATCAGGTTGACGTCCTCATCGGAGCGTTCGCGGACCATGGAGGCAGCCTGGTTGACTTCCATCAGGCCGAGGTCAGAACCGCCTGCGAAGGAGAGCAGGACACCGGTGGCGCCGTCCATGGTGGCTTCCAGAAGTGGAGAGTTGATGGCCTGTTCGGTGGCCGTGACCACCCGGTTGTCACCGCGTGAGGAACCCACACCCATGAGGGCGGATCCGGCTTCGGACATGACAGAGCGGACGTCGGCGAAGTCCACGTTGATCACACCCGGGATGGTGATGAGGTTGGTGATACCCTGCACACCGTTGTGCAGAACCTCATCGGCGGCGCGGAAGGCCTCCATCATGGACAGGCTGGAATCGCCCAGTTCCAGGAGTCGATCGTTCGGAATGACGATGAGGGTGTCACAGACTTCCTTGAGCGCCTCGATGCCCTCTTCCGCCTGGCGGGTACGACGACGGCCCTCGAATTCGAAAGGCTTGGTCACCACACCGATGGTCAGTGCGCCCATCTTCTTGGCGATACCCGCCACGACCGGAGCAGCACCGGTTCCGGTGCCGCCACCCTCGCCGGCGGTGACGAAGACCATGTCCGCGCCCTTGATCGTCTCCTCGATCTCATTCTTGTGGTCCTCCGCGGAGGTGCGTCCCACCTCTGGGTTGGCACCCGCACCAAGGCCACGGGTGGCCTCGCGTCCGATGTCCAGTTTCACATCGGCGTCGGAGAACATGAGGGCCTGTGAATCGGTGTTCACCGCGATGAACTCCACGCCCTTGAGGCCTTCTTCAATCATGCGGTTGACGGCGTTGACTCCGCCGCCGCCCACGCCGACGACCTTAATCTTGGCGAGGTAGTTGTTCGGTGAGGTCATGGTCGATGTCTCGCCTTTCGAGGGGTTGGTGCTTGTCAGTCACAATTTTTTTATTCTAAATTTCTCTGGCCTTCGCCGCGGATCATGCTTGATCCCCGGACGAAATCCGACTGTCTTACATAATGAGTGAAAACGGCTCAGAAATGTCGGA is a window from the Corynebacterium faecale genome containing:
- the ileS gene encoding isoleucine--tRNA ligase, whose protein sequence is MTEAVGGVYPQIDMTGGSSRFPEMEENVLKYWKKDDTFQASIDQRDDAEDYVFYDGPPFANGLPHYGHLLTGYVKDIVPRYQTMRGYRVPRVFGWDTHGLPAELEAEKQLGIKDKGEIEAMGLAQFNDYCAKSVLQYTKEWEEYVTRQARWVDFENGYKTMDLSYMESVIWAFKELYDKGLIYQGFRVLPYSWAEHTPLSNQETRLDDSYKLRQDPTLTVTMPITGKLDGTDANADLIGTKAIAWTTTPWTLPSNLALAVNPAVTYALVEVAEDGENGFAGQKLLLAKDLVGAYAKELGTDAQIISEHPGTELIGLTYDPVFDYFRDQPNAFQILGADYVTTEDGTGIVHQAPAFGEDDMFVCNAANIDPVIPVDMDGKFTSLTPEYEGQLVFDANKDIIKDLKAKGRVLRHQTIEHSYPHSWRSGEPLIYMALPSWFVNVTEIRDRMVEVNQDIEWMPAHIRDGQFGKWLEGARDWNISRSRYWGSPLPVWVSDSEEYPRTDVYGSLDELEADFGVRPESLHRPYIDELTRPNPDDPTGKSTMRRVPDVLDVWFDSGSMPFAQVHYPFENKDWFDTHSPADFIVEYIGQTRGWFYLLHVLSVGLFDRPAFKKVVAHGIVLGDDGLKMSKSKGNYPNVNEVFDRDGSDAMRWFLMSSPILRGGNLIVTEKGIREGVRQAQLPMWNAYSFLQLYASKKATWSVDSTDVLDRYILAKLHELVADVTAALDATDIARACDMVRWFCDALTNWYVRRSRDRFWAGDQAHPEAFNTLYTVLETLTRVAAPLLPMTTEVIWRGLTGERSIHLTDFPSADSFPADPELVRTMDEIRGVCSAASSIRKSHKLRNRLPLPNLTVALPDSERLNDFLSIIRDEVNVKNVELTSDVDSVGTFEVVVNAKVAGPRLGKDVQRVIKAVKAGNYERVGAAVVADGIELQEGEFTERLVAANPDSTAQIDDVDGLVVLDMELTPELEAEGWAADVIRGLQDARKSSGFEVSDRISVTLSVPAEKLEWAGRHAEHIAGEVLATSFEVVESDLGDGAHEVLKGVTASVVKA
- a CDS encoding DivIVA domain-containing protein is translated as MPLTPADVHNVAFSKPPIGKRGYNEDEVDQFLDLVEDTLAQLQEENDDLGQRVEELEAQLKDGSSAGAATTTGAASKSVDESALRREIEEKIRSEYKTKLEDAQKAATKAQNDAKATQDQLTKAQAEAKAAREEATKAQAASKSGSAAPAAAAAAPAVSSVATADTHMQAAKVLGLAQEMADRLTSDAQAESRSMLDEAREAAETQISEANETSNKTLEEARQRAEKQLSEADARAKKQISEADAHAKSLVAEAEKKSAATIADSTSRAEAQIRQAEDKANALQADAERKHTETMAAVKEQQNALEIRIAELQTFEREYRTRLKSLLEGQLEELNARGSSAPMGNSNNNSGDQNS
- a CDS encoding YggT family protein, with product MGTFAYLISWIIDIYMYVLIARIVIEMIQSFSRSFSPPKWFYVVAEPIFMVTDPPVRMLRRFIPPLPLGNIRLDISVIVLFFILSILRIMVTFIPF
- a CDS encoding cell division protein SepF; the protein is MSMIKKTKEFFGLAPYETDADEAYYQDEPRYEGTAAYAPDYRDSEYGYTRPQPAVASPQAAPAPRAYQPTIVTVGLNSFEDAQEIGAAFRDGDAVIFDMSRLTREEARRIVDFAAGLCFALRGKMQKLDSENFAITPETSNISISELERAARIR
- a CDS encoding YggS family pyridoxal phosphate-dependent enzyme, giving the protein MTRIDELRSSLNKVKARIDDATADAGRPPGSVSLLPVTKFHPVTDIRILHELGVTAVGENREQEARAKQAEFPDMDFHMIGQIQTKKANSVARWASAVHGVDSPRLADALDRGVGLALERGDRSVDKLPCLIQLSLDGDTARGGVAAAGVVEVAENIESATHLELAGLMCVPPLGWDVEAAFSQARGVLAGMEHHFDRRLEFSAGMSGDLREAILHGATIVRVGTEILGSRPLP
- the pgeF gene encoding peptidoglycan editing factor PgeF, whose protein sequence is MDSLDPRTRPVRKVFTTRAGGVSPSPFDSFNLGDHVGDDPGHVATNRQRLAGIIGLDTSRVIYMEQIHSNTVTVVDGPTADGGPIEATDALVTTQRELALAVLVADCVPVLLSDTHAGVIAAVHAGRMGARNGIVKKTVEKMVELGATPANIHALMGAAASGKNYEVPEEMARDVETKLPGSLARTTKGTTGIDVRAGLLRQLLSLGVQMIDSDPRCTIEDEDFFSYRRQGTTGRQAGVVWLPANPQEAEHQ
- the ftsZ gene encoding cell division protein FtsZ, whose amino-acid sequence is MTSPNNYLAKIKVVGVGGGGVNAVNRMIEEGLKGVEFIAVNTDSQALMFSDADVKLDIGREATRGLGAGANPEVGRTSAEDHKNEIEETIKGADMVFVTAGEGGGTGTGAAPVVAGIAKKMGALTIGVVTKPFEFEGRRRTRQAEEGIEALKEVCDTLIVIPNDRLLELGDSSLSMMEAFRAADEVLHNGVQGITNLITIPGVINVDFADVRSVMSEAGSALMGVGSSRGDNRVVTATEQAINSPLLEATMDGATGVLLSFAGGSDLGLMEVNQAASMVRERSDEDVNLIFGTIIDDNLGDEVRVTVIATGFDAARASASHERRSVEASAPSNQDATPAPAPGNQEATPAPSNESIFGGARESDPYESRSAGARHRIDDSRSGGLFTRGGDDRDYRRDERRDEHRDDRRDDRREPRRDDGDDDLDVPSFLR